A single genomic interval of Lewinellaceae bacterium harbors:
- a CDS encoding amidohydrolase family protein, with product MKEKGVALCPTLAAGDAILRYRGWDGSPETEPERIKQKKKSFKLALESGVKILAGGDVGAFEHGENVRELELMVEYGMPSMQVLQSVTAVNAEAFHLPELGRIRKGFLADIIAVEGNPLSDISNLRKVRLVMKDGVVYKRP from the coding sequence ATGAAAGAAAAAGGCGTTGCCCTCTGCCCGACCCTGGCTGCCGGCGACGCCATCCTGCGCTACCGCGGCTGGGACGGCAGCCCCGAAACGGAGCCGGAGCGCATCAAACAGAAGAAAAAGTCATTTAAACTGGCGCTGGAATCGGGCGTGAAGATCTTGGCGGGGGGTGATGTCGGGGCGTTTGAACACGGGGAAAACGTTCGGGAACTGGAGCTGATGGTGGAATATGGCATGCCGTCCATGCAGGTATTGCAGTCGGTAACGGCAGTCAATGCGGAAGCCTTTCACCTGCCGGAGCTGGGCCGCATCCGCAAGGGTTTCCTGGCTGACATTATCGCGGTAGAAGGCAACCCGTTGTCTGATATTTCCAACCTGCGAAAAGTGAGGTTGGTGATGAAGGATGGGGTGGTTTATAAAAGGCCATAG
- a CDS encoding T9SS type A sorting domain-containing protein has protein sequence MNVSLRKQIVFSLLLALGLPLALWGQVERPTIFEGQTYEYPFRSEPNPPSLPIQPQNGTAYWASTGQTYEYVLRYTPDDGFIGYDTMRLSYFKKFGSSVFLPRTVTFYITVDTAQVFAEPDYTTTPINQSVTLNVVENDSTTNGGLILKNIPLVNNGAAAITGDSSITFTPAPGFEGVAYLNYVVCDAVGGCDNGTASFFVIGPSAAQADTVRIFTRKNRPQAVFVPYDYVLVGSPTNGSYDESGDYPVYSPNMGYVGLDYISFDYNGVSKVVEIKVLDIRDNKFAFDDRAYMTPYDGTKEINVLANDLYGSSSSCFQLVGSAEYGAAEWVSGQDARGVVRYTPPPGFTGVDWFTYSICEPGTPGNVETATAYIFVSNFEPSSSLFHMSTPKITPLVVGYSVPIQQFSFSIVAPPNLGTVAFLPGQVDTTIYGRQVTGYNLIIYIPGAAVNSGMDEFELKYCVLDNGGCSYEKTVKVEVDILDIGDGTEPMCFDDCVWSGDTNFDGVVDMRDLLPLGLCMGEVGIPRSDVNLSLWYGQYGDDWQAPFQQAPIDLKHLDTDGDSIITALDTFAISAFYGNTHSLTAVELPFFENEIVLSGNLFAQPGDYVELPMLMGEDSDPAKNVYGFTFPFQYNPNIVVPGSVSMDFETNSWLAYNSPILYMSKNNQNGLLESGFTRTNGIAADGYGRIGKVGFVITDDFDGFRPGAESLSFEVGGGVATVMNSAGMMYGANIQSVTIHIVPPPEEKTGLDPDQLKLYPNPTNLGFINVHLNGGLEFERVLIHDLTGRQVFDTGNVLARRMQLPVRQLNSGLYFLSVYTQEGVINKKFEVIR, from the coding sequence ATGAATGTATCTCTACGCAAGCAAATTGTATTTTCCCTGCTTCTGGCGCTCGGCCTACCTCTGGCCTTATGGGGGCAGGTGGAGCGGCCCACCATATTTGAAGGGCAGACTTACGAATATCCGTTCCGGTCTGAACCCAACCCTCCCAGTTTGCCCATTCAACCTCAAAATGGTACTGCTTATTGGGCTTCTACCGGCCAGACTTACGAGTATGTATTACGGTATACGCCGGACGACGGCTTCATCGGTTATGACACCATGAGGCTTTCTTATTTCAAAAAGTTCGGCAGCTCTGTCTTTTTGCCCCGAACCGTCACCTTTTACATAACCGTAGATACTGCTCAGGTTTTTGCCGAGCCCGATTACACCACCACGCCGATTAACCAGAGCGTAACGCTCAATGTTGTGGAAAACGACTCCACCACGAATGGAGGGCTCATCCTGAAAAACATACCGCTGGTCAACAATGGCGCTGCGGCGATAACTGGAGATTCTTCGATCACCTTTACGCCGGCTCCCGGCTTTGAGGGAGTCGCTTACCTCAACTACGTGGTATGCGATGCAGTGGGAGGTTGCGACAACGGCACTGCCAGTTTCTTTGTGATCGGGCCATCCGCCGCTCAGGCCGATACCGTCCGTATTTTTACCCGAAAGAACCGCCCGCAGGCCGTATTTGTCCCCTACGACTATGTGTTGGTGGGAAGCCCGACAAACGGATCTTACGACGAAAGCGGAGATTATCCGGTTTACAGCCCGAATATGGGTTACGTGGGGCTGGATTACATCAGCTTTGATTACAACGGAGTAAGCAAGGTAGTGGAAATCAAGGTCCTCGATATCCGCGACAATAAATTTGCCTTCGACGACCGGGCGTATATGACTCCTTATGACGGCACTAAAGAGATCAACGTGCTGGCCAACGACCTGTATGGCTCCAGTTCTAGTTGCTTCCAATTGGTAGGCTCCGCCGAGTACGGCGCTGCCGAATGGGTGTCCGGCCAGGACGCCAGAGGGGTAGTCCGCTATACGCCGCCTCCTGGCTTTACCGGTGTAGACTGGTTCACCTATTCTATATGCGAACCCGGTACTCCCGGCAATGTGGAAACGGCTACCGCCTATATTTTTGTCAGCAATTTTGAGCCCTCTTCCAGCCTGTTCCACATGAGCACTCCCAAAATAACTCCCCTGGTGGTCGGTTACAGCGTGCCCATCCAGCAGTTTTCTTTTTCTATCGTCGCTCCGCCCAACCTGGGTACGGTTGCTTTCCTGCCCGGCCAGGTGGACACCACCATTTACGGGCGCCAGGTGACCGGCTACAACCTGATCATCTACATTCCCGGCGCAGCGGTCAACAGCGGGATGGATGAGTTCGAGCTGAAGTACTGCGTCCTGGATAACGGAGGCTGCAGTTATGAAAAAACCGTCAAGGTGGAAGTGGACATCCTGGATATAGGAGACGGCACCGAACCCATGTGCTTCGACGACTGTGTGTGGTCCGGAGACACCAACTTCGACGGAGTTGTGGATATGAGGGACCTGCTGCCCCTTGGCTTGTGCATGGGGGAAGTGGGCATTCCACGTTCTGATGTTAACCTGTCACTCTGGTACGGCCAGTACGGAGATGACTGGCAGGCACCCTTCCAGCAGGCACCCATCGACCTCAAACACCTGGATACCGATGGAGACAGCATCATCACTGCCCTTGACACCTTTGCCATTAGTGCCTTTTACGGCAATACACATTCGTTGACGGCAGTGGAGTTGCCTTTCTTTGAAAATGAGATCGTTCTGAGCGGCAACCTGTTTGCCCAGCCCGGAGATTATGTCGAATTGCCCATGCTGATGGGAGAGGACAGCGACCCCGCAAAAAATGTCTACGGCTTTACCTTTCCGTTCCAGTACAATCCGAATATAGTAGTGCCCGGTAGCGTCAGTATGGATTTCGAGACCAATAGCTGGCTAGCCTACAATTCCCCCATACTCTATATGTCTAAAAATAATCAAAACGGATTGTTGGAGTCGGGTTTTACCCGTACGAATGGGATTGCAGCAGATGGATATGGGCGGATTGGCAAGGTAGGATTTGTAATTACGGATGATTTTGATGGCTTCCGCCCTGGTGCCGAGAGTCTCAGCTTTGAAGTTGGCGGAGGCGTTGCCACGGTGATGAACAGCGCCGGCATGATGTATGGCGCCAATATTCAAAGCGTTACCATTCACATTGTGCCGCCGCCGGAAGAAAAAACCGGCCTTGACCCCGATCAGCTCAAGTTGTACCCCAACCCAACGAATCTGGGCTTCATCAACGTACACCTGAACGGAGGGCTGGAGTTTGAACGCGTACTGATCCACGACCTCACGGGGCGGCAGGTATTCGATACCGGCAACGTGCTGGCCCGCCGCATGCAACTGCCGGTCCGGCAATTAAACAGCGGATTGTACTTCCTCAGCGTTTATACGCAGGAAGGAGTGATCAATAAGAAATTTGAGGTCATTCGCTAG
- a CDS encoding T9SS type A sorting domain-containing protein has protein sequence MLWQYQTPGSELRHGATALAPAGDGGLVVASGQGEEFYINPSRNGLRWHSGLIYKLDAQRQVEWEVAFNEPFPTINLTRLNKLIKISDGSGYVAAGHLFMEYPDTVGKDINGWIVKVSEQGDSLWSRYLRFFTQSPNWMLMHFLYDLKETSDGGFILAGQADDIEGGWQGQQGWLVKVDQHGCLVPGCHETSPADAGPSAGPRLLLFPNPVGDYLNVFLKDPALPQRSGAAFRILDAQGRLLAAYPAGRLEEATSILPVQALTAGAYVLQYVDGQGVLWSGRFVKQ, from the coding sequence GTGCTGTGGCAATACCAGACTCCGGGCAGCGAATTGCGCCACGGCGCTACCGCCCTGGCCCCGGCCGGCGACGGCGGCCTGGTGGTGGCCAGCGGGCAGGGGGAGGAGTTTTACATCAACCCCAGCCGCAATGGTTTGCGCTGGCACAGCGGCCTGATCTATAAGCTCGATGCACAGCGGCAGGTGGAGTGGGAGGTGGCCTTTAACGAGCCTTTTCCAACCATTAACCTTACTCGCTTGAACAAACTAATCAAAATCTCCGACGGCAGCGGGTACGTTGCTGCCGGGCATTTATTCATGGAATACCCGGACACGGTTGGCAAAGACATCAACGGCTGGATCGTCAAAGTCTCCGAGCAGGGAGACAGCCTCTGGAGCCGCTACCTGCGCTTCTTTACCCAATCGCCGAACTGGATGTTGATGCACTTCCTCTACGACCTCAAAGAAACCAGCGACGGCGGCTTCATCCTGGCCGGGCAGGCCGATGATATTGAAGGCGGCTGGCAGGGCCAGCAGGGCTGGCTCGTCAAAGTAGACCAACACGGCTGCCTGGTGCCGGGCTGCCACGAAACCAGCCCGGCAGATGCCGGCCCTTCCGCTGGCCCGCGCCTGCTGCTCTTCCCCAACCCGGTGGGGGACTATCTCAACGTTTTCCTCAAAGACCCCGCTCTGCCGCAGCGCTCCGGCGCGGCTTTCCGCATCCTGGATGCGCAGGGGCGGCTGCTGGCGGCTTATCCTGCCGGCCGCCTGGAGGAGGCTACGTCTATTTTGCCGGTGCAGGCGCTGACGGCCGGCGCGTATGTGCTGCAGTATGTGGATGGGCAAGGTGTGTTGTGGAGTGGGCGGTTTGTGAAGCAGTAG
- a CDS encoding septal ring lytic transglycosylase RlpA family protein: MKLTITLSLFLLSLAGLYAQYNNNYEEGIAVYYDDGLHGQATSYGEIYQREGFTAAHQFYPSGTLLRVTRLDNGQSVQVRVNDKMGPDNERKIILSRAAAMQIGLVSAGKLRVRIERADGRSSLPADYSARQSQPARLNAKSPYIEAYNFPDKGSQPAAAYNSPQSYENTPAYRSPAGADVVERSGRALAPGLTGYVIQLASYDNGANAVNSVNQLLQRGIEPAYIWQKDGMNRVVIARFMDKSSAADYLDNLRRQFLLDGIIVQLK; this comes from the coding sequence ATGAAATTAACAATTACCCTGTCATTGTTTCTCTTATCGCTTGCGGGGCTTTACGCCCAATACAACAACAATTACGAAGAAGGCATTGCCGTCTACTACGACGACGGGCTGCACGGGCAGGCGACGTCCTACGGCGAAATTTACCAAAGAGAAGGCTTCACGGCTGCTCACCAATTCTACCCTTCCGGAACCCTGCTGCGGGTCACCCGGCTGGACAACGGCCAGTCCGTCCAGGTGCGGGTCAACGATAAAATGGGGCCCGACAACGAGCGCAAGATCATCCTCTCCCGGGCCGCCGCCATGCAGATCGGCCTGGTCTCCGCCGGGAAATTGCGGGTGCGGATAGAAAGAGCCGATGGAAGGAGCAGCCTCCCCGCTGATTATTCGGCCCGGCAAAGCCAGCCAGCCCGGCTGAACGCAAAATCGCCATACATTGAAGCCTACAATTTTCCCGATAAGGGCAGCCAACCGGCAGCGGCCTACAACAGCCCGCAATCCTACGAAAACACGCCGGCCTACCGCTCCCCCGCCGGGGCCGATGTGGTGGAGCGCAGCGGCAGGGCCCTGGCTCCCGGCCTCACCGGTTACGTCATCCAGTTGGCCTCTTACGACAACGGCGCCAACGCTGTCAACAGCGTCAACCAACTCCTGCAGCGCGGCATCGAGCCGGCTTACATCTGGCAAAAGGACGGCATGAACCGGGTGGTGATCGCCCGGTTTATGGACAAATCCAGCGCAGCCGATTACCTCGACAACCTGCGGCGGCAATTTTTGCTGGATGGGATCATTGTTCAGCTTAAGTAA
- a CDS encoding MFS transporter has translation MKNLLTRTVWLLGLVSLFTDMASEMLYPIMPLYLESIGFTVLGIGILEGIAEATAGLSKGYFGKLSDYRARKVPFVQLGYLLSALSKPLMAAWTAPLWVLVARTADRLGKGIRTGARDALLAAEATQATRARVFGFHRGMDTLGAAIGPLLALLFLWAYPGYYRTLFLLAVFPGLAAVGFTLFLKEPAYGAESTAPAAKTGSPGFFSFLKYIPESSLAYRRLLWGLLAFALVNSSDLFLLLLLKYKGISDSVLIGFYIFYNLVYALAAFPAGSLADRWGLKPTFISGLLVFAAVYGGMALATDWWQFGLLFLLYGLYAALTEGVGKAWISNLAPAGERATAIGTYEGLRSVTTLLASSLAGLIWFQFSPAVLFGVTAGAVVLIVVYFKWKVLIT, from the coding sequence ATGAAAAACCTCCTCACCCGCACCGTCTGGCTCCTCGGCCTGGTCAGCCTCTTCACCGACATGGCCAGCGAGATGCTGTACCCCATCATGCCATTGTACCTGGAAAGCATCGGTTTTACGGTGTTGGGCATTGGCATCCTGGAGGGCATCGCCGAGGCCACGGCCGGCCTGAGCAAAGGCTATTTCGGCAAATTGTCTGACTACCGTGCCCGAAAGGTGCCGTTTGTGCAGTTGGGCTATCTGCTGAGCGCCCTGTCCAAGCCCCTGATGGCGGCCTGGACGGCGCCCCTCTGGGTACTCGTCGCCCGCACTGCCGACCGCCTGGGCAAGGGCATCCGCACCGGCGCCCGCGACGCCCTGCTGGCGGCGGAGGCTACTCAGGCCACCCGCGCCCGGGTCTTTGGCTTTCACCGGGGGATGGATACCCTGGGAGCGGCGATTGGCCCCTTGCTGGCCCTGCTCTTCCTGTGGGCCTACCCAGGATATTACCGTACCTTATTTCTGCTGGCCGTCTTTCCCGGGTTGGCAGCGGTGGGATTCACACTTTTTTTGAAAGAGCCGGCTTATGGAGCTGAGTCCACGGCCCCGGCAGCAAAAACGGGGAGCCCCGGCTTTTTCAGTTTCCTGAAATACATCCCGGAGAGCAGCCTGGCCTACCGGCGCCTGTTGTGGGGCTTGCTGGCCTTTGCCCTGGTGAACAGTTCCGACCTCTTCCTGCTCTTATTGTTGAAGTACAAAGGCATCAGCGATTCCGTGCTGATCGGCTTTTACATTTTTTACAACCTCGTATACGCCCTGGCGGCCTTCCCGGCGGGCAGCCTGGCCGACCGCTGGGGGCTGAAGCCCACCTTCATCAGCGGCCTGCTCGTATTTGCTGCCGTGTATGGCGGGATGGCCCTGGCAACCGATTGGTGGCAGTTCGGCCTGCTCTTCCTGTTGTACGGCCTATACGCCGCCCTGACCGAAGGAGTGGGCAAGGCCTGGATCAGCAACCTGGCGCCGGCGGGAGAAAGAGCGACGGCCATCGGCACTTACGAAGGGTTGCGCTCGGTAACTACCCTGCTGGCCAGTTCCCTGGCGGGCTTGATCTGGTTTCAGTTTAGCCCGGCGGTGTTGTTTGGGGTGACGGCGGGGGCGGTGGTTTTGATTGTCGTGTATTTCAAATGGAAGGTACTCATTACTTAA
- a CDS encoding replication-associated recombination protein A, which yields MQPLAERMRPKTLDDYVGQKHLAGPGAVLRQAIQSGKIPSFILWGPPGVGKTTLARIIANELKRPFHTLSAVSSGVKDVREVIQKARSQHFFNSPNPILFIDEIHRFSKSQQDSLLGAVEQGVVTLIGATTENPSFEVIPALLSRCQVYVLEYLSKEELIFLAEQALKKDEYLKKQDIEVLEYDAMLQFSGGDARKLYNILELVANYSEEGQPLRIDNDMVAQRVQQNIARYDKAGEQHYDIASAFIKSIRGSDPNAAVYWLARMIEGGEDIKFIARRMIIAAAEDIGLANPNALLMATTALQAVQAVGFPEGRIILSQAAVYLATSPKSNSAYKAINEAQALVRQTGNLPVPLHLRNAPTQLMKQLDYGKGYLYAHDYPGNFVEQEFLPGEVSKTKLFEPQANPPEEGIRKRLRQWWGEWYGY from the coding sequence ATGCAACCACTGGCAGAAAGAATGCGCCCGAAAACGCTGGACGATTATGTAGGGCAAAAGCACCTGGCCGGCCCGGGCGCCGTGCTGCGCCAGGCCATTCAATCGGGAAAGATACCTTCTTTTATCCTCTGGGGCCCGCCGGGCGTGGGGAAAACGACCCTGGCCCGCATCATTGCCAACGAGCTGAAGCGGCCTTTCCATACCCTGTCGGCGGTCAGTTCAGGGGTGAAAGACGTGCGGGAAGTCATCCAAAAGGCCAGGAGCCAGCATTTCTTCAACAGCCCCAACCCCATCCTCTTCATCGACGAGATTCACCGCTTCAGCAAGTCTCAGCAGGATTCTCTGCTGGGAGCGGTAGAGCAGGGCGTGGTCACGCTGATCGGCGCCACTACCGAGAACCCCTCCTTCGAGGTTATTCCCGCTTTGCTTTCCCGCTGCCAGGTCTACGTTCTGGAATACCTCAGCAAGGAAGAACTGATCTTTCTGGCCGAACAAGCCCTGAAAAAAGACGAATACCTGAAGAAGCAAGACATCGAAGTACTGGAGTACGACGCCATGCTGCAGTTTTCCGGAGGCGACGCCCGCAAGCTGTACAACATTCTGGAGTTGGTGGCCAATTACAGCGAAGAAGGCCAGCCCCTGCGCATCGACAACGACATGGTCGCCCAAAGGGTGCAACAGAACATCGCCCGGTACGACAAGGCAGGAGAACAGCACTACGACATCGCTTCCGCCTTCATCAAATCCATCCGCGGCAGCGACCCCAACGCCGCCGTCTACTGGCTGGCGCGCATGATCGAAGGGGGCGAAGACATCAAATTCATCGCCCGCCGGATGATCATCGCCGCCGCCGAAGACATCGGCCTGGCCAACCCCAACGCCCTGCTCATGGCCACCACTGCCCTGCAGGCCGTGCAGGCCGTGGGTTTTCCGGAAGGCCGCATCATCCTGTCGCAAGCTGCCGTTTACCTGGCCACTTCTCCCAAGAGCAACTCCGCCTACAAGGCCATCAACGAGGCGCAGGCCCTGGTGCGGCAAACCGGCAACCTGCCGGTGCCCCTTCACCTGCGCAACGCCCCCACCCAACTGATGAAACAGCTGGATTACGGCAAGGGCTACCTATACGCTCACGACTATCCCGGCAACTTCGTGGAACAGGAATTCCTGCCCGGGGAGGTCAGCAAAACCAAGCTGTTTGAGCCACAGGCTAATCCGCCGGAGGAAGGCATCCGGAAGCGGCTGCGGCAGTGGTGGGGGGAGTGGTATGGGTATTGA
- a CDS encoding T9SS type A sorting domain-containing protein, whose amino-acid sequence MKKAYQRAITAVLVFTAYLLLLPSLKAQAEFAPIGAQWTYRKCHWQWCYAEINEVVRDTVIDGMSCSILERVGYSSLSPPQIIGEWTLCQEGAKVYHYWDTISYLLYDFDAQPGDSWPIRLMKPYFSEFSDMQAWLHVDSLGILETSGQPFDVQYTSIETEMDLSAFTGWSFNWIIRDVGTYSYILPVFYGDQCCEEFILFCYETPDLFYESPFIPEGGSCLPPVGTSGPPEGSSLRIFPNPASESIHIEATETLGNKVYAITAFRADGSVFRYFDTAAAPWAGEISVRDWPEGLYWLRFFGRRGTVMRKIVVAR is encoded by the coding sequence ATGAAGAAAGCATACCAACGCGCGATCACCGCTGTCTTGGTATTTACAGCATACCTCCTTCTACTTCCCAGCTTGAAAGCCCAAGCAGAATTTGCGCCTATTGGTGCCCAGTGGACTTACAGAAAGTGCCATTGGCAATGGTGCTACGCAGAAATCAACGAAGTGGTGCGCGACACGGTCATTGACGGAATGAGTTGTAGTATACTGGAAAGGGTGGGTTATTCCTCACTCTCCCCTCCTCAAATTATCGGCGAGTGGACCCTATGCCAAGAAGGGGCAAAAGTGTATCACTATTGGGATACGATTTCCTATTTGCTGTACGATTTCGATGCCCAGCCGGGCGACAGTTGGCCCATCCGGCTAATGAAGCCATATTTCAGCGAGTTTTCCGATATGCAAGCCTGGCTACACGTCGATTCCCTTGGTATATTGGAAACCAGTGGGCAGCCCTTCGACGTGCAGTACACTTCCATCGAAACCGAAATGGATTTAAGCGCCTTTACAGGTTGGTCCTTCAATTGGATCATTCGGGATGTAGGTACTTATTCCTATATCCTTCCGGTTTTTTATGGTGATCAATGTTGCGAGGAGTTTATTCTCTTTTGTTATGAAACTCCAGATTTATTCTATGAGTCGCCTTTCATACCGGAAGGCGGCAGTTGCCTGCCACCTGTAGGGACGAGCGGCCCGCCGGAGGGCAGCAGCCTGCGCATTTTCCCCAACCCCGCTTCGGAATCCATTCATATTGAGGCTACCGAAACCCTGGGCAACAAGGTGTATGCTATAACTGCCTTTCGTGCTGACGGCAGCGTGTTTCGTTACTTCGATACTGCTGCCGCCCCCTGGGCCGGAGAAATTTCCGTGCGCGACTGGCCAGAGGGGTTGTATTGGCTGCGGTTTTTTGGAAGGCGAGGTACTGTGATGCGAAAAATAGTGGTGGCCAGATAA